A single Thermoanaerobacterium sp. RBIITD DNA region contains:
- a CDS encoding CpsB/CapC family capsule biosynthesis tyrosine phosphatase, with protein MMVDIHCHIIPEIDDGAYDIDTSLTMANIAYNDGIKTIVATPHYIEYENEIKKDDILKKCDMLNNYIADSNIDVNILPGCEAYISHTLPSKYKEGSVMSINNTGRYILIELPMLEYPEYAEDVIFEFKLMGVTPIIAHIERYNYIKDDFAVAYKLIKKGALTQVNSTSITGLFGKGTMRKAIDLIKCNMVHFIASDAHTTKGRSPKIADSLTVLKDNGINVEMIDYIVANSDKVINGHDIDIYEPVLKKKNLLHKLFKF; from the coding sequence ATGATGGTTGATATTCACTGCCATATCATACCTGAAATTGATGATGGAGCATACGATATTGATACATCTCTTACGATGGCTAATATAGCGTATAATGATGGGATTAAAACGATAGTCGCTACACCACATTATATTGAATATGAGAATGAAATAAAAAAAGATGATATTTTAAAGAAATGTGATATGTTAAACAATTACATAGCAGATAGCAATATAGACGTAAATATATTGCCTGGATGCGAGGCATATATTTCACATACACTACCTTCAAAATATAAAGAAGGCAGTGTTATGTCTATTAATAATACCGGTAGATATATACTAATAGAGCTTCCAATGTTGGAATATCCTGAATATGCAGAAGATGTCATATTTGAATTTAAATTAATGGGTGTTACACCTATAATTGCGCATATAGAGAGATATAATTATATTAAAGATGACTTTGCTGTAGCATATAAGCTTATAAAAAAGGGTGCACTAACACAGGTTAATTCAACAAGCATTACTGGTTTATTCGGAAAGGGAACAATGAGGAAAGCCATTGACCTGATTAAGTGTAACATGGTACATTTTATAGCATCAGATGCCCATACAACAAAGGGCAGGTCACCCAAAATTGCTGACTCATTGACAGTCTTAAAAGATAATGGTATTAATGTTGAAATGATTGATTATATTGTTGCAAATAGCGATAAAGTAATAAATGGACATGATATAGATATTTATGAACCGGTTTTAAAGAAAAAAAATCTTTTACATAAATTATTTAAATTTTAA
- a CDS encoding DUF255 domain-containing protein: MPTYENEKLAFRFSPRNNKAKNINWNEWSEKAFNTAKKQDKLVLLSISATWCHWCHVMDETTFSHEPVINYINQNFIPVRVDTDMRPDINRRYNMSGWPTVAILNYDGVLLSGGTYIPPEKFLTFLEEIHSYYKNNRDEIEVKIRENKNKAKPIFTLKTISKGLACDAIKYVYENIVKTYDKLYGGFGIEPKFPMSEALEFLLFYYSKTGDDNASLMLSKTLTNMLEGGIFDQTDGGFFRYSTTRDWSMPHYEKMLEDNSVLLKILLEAYNVIKNDKFKYGASKIISYMKSELYDNKNSVFYGSQDAEEEFYRLPPDKRKKAKKPLVDKTIYTDKNALAAMGFLYSGLVLDDNSYLQMMISLINFFNKIFDDDYGFYHYYTQKPELLGILNDNVNMLNAFLDLYEITIDEIYLDKASKIATIIVNKFFDENKGGFFEDIVNDKTLKNINNDEKDILTNSRAALALMRLDGILERDDHKKEISKTLKLFSKSYKKYGIYASTFAVAMDFYMNGPLHINVVGRKDDDKTNSFYKKVLKTYAPNKVVKYIDVVNDASKLDLKGYSPLKYPAAYICIGEKCIDPVVDEEEIENTIRISSKIFK; the protein is encoded by the coding sequence ATGCCTACTTATGAAAATGAAAAGCTGGCTTTTAGATTTTCTCCAAGAAACAATAAAGCTAAAAACATCAATTGGAATGAATGGAGCGAGAAGGCGTTCAATACTGCAAAAAAACAAGACAAATTAGTACTTTTAAGCATAAGTGCCACATGGTGTCACTGGTGCCACGTTATGGATGAAACAACTTTTTCACATGAACCTGTTATAAACTATATAAATCAAAATTTTATACCAGTAAGAGTTGACACAGACATGAGGCCTGATATAAATAGAAGATACAATATGAGTGGATGGCCTACTGTCGCTATTTTAAATTATGATGGAGTTCTATTGAGTGGCGGTACATATATTCCGCCAGAAAAATTTTTAACATTTTTAGAGGAAATACATAGTTATTACAAAAACAATAGGGATGAAATAGAAGTTAAGATAAGAGAAAATAAAAATAAAGCAAAACCAATATTTACATTAAAGACCATATCAAAAGGTTTAGCATGTGATGCCATAAAATATGTTTACGAAAATATAGTAAAAACTTATGATAAATTATACGGTGGATTTGGTATAGAGCCAAAATTCCCAATGAGTGAAGCCTTAGAATTCCTCCTATTCTACTATTCAAAAACAGGTGATGACAATGCATCACTCATGCTTTCAAAGACCCTTACAAACATGCTGGAAGGAGGTATATTTGACCAAACTGATGGCGGTTTTTTCAGATATTCAACAACAAGGGATTGGAGCATGCCACACTATGAAAAGATGCTCGAAGATAACTCTGTGCTTTTAAAAATCTTGCTTGAAGCCTATAATGTAATAAAAAACGATAAATTTAAATATGGTGCTTCAAAAATAATAAGCTACATGAAGTCAGAGCTTTATGACAATAAAAACTCAGTCTTTTATGGAAGTCAAGATGCTGAAGAAGAATTCTACAGATTGCCGCCTGATAAAAGAAAGAAGGCCAAAAAGCCTCTTGTCGATAAAACGATATATACGGATAAAAACGCCTTAGCCGCTATGGGATTTCTATACAGCGGACTAGTACTTGATGACAATTCATATCTGCAAATGATGATAAGCCTTATTAATTTCTTCAACAAAATATTTGACGATGACTACGGTTTTTATCATTATTACACACAAAAACCTGAGCTTTTGGGAATACTTAATGACAATGTTAATATGTTAAATGCTTTCCTAGATCTATATGAAATAACGATTGATGAAATTTATCTTGATAAAGCATCAAAAATTGCTACAATCATTGTTAATAAATTCTTTGATGAAAATAAAGGAGGTTTCTTTGAAGATATAGTCAATGATAAAACTCTAAAAAATATTAATAATGATGAAAAAGATATACTCACAAATTCAAGAGCGGCATTAGCATTAATGAGACTTGACGGAATCTTAGAAAGAGATGATCACAAAAAAGAAATCTCAAAAACACTTAAGCTTTTTAGCAAATCATATAAAAAATATGGCATATATGCATCAACATTTGCGGTTGCGATGGATTTTTATATGAATGGGCCACTTCATATCAATGTCGTAGGAAGAAAAGATGATGATAAAACCAATTCATTCTATAAAAAAGTGTTAAAGACATATGCACCAAATAAAGTTGTCAAATACATCGATGTAGTTAATGACGCATCAAAACTTGATTTAAAAGGCTATTCCCCATTAAAATATCCTGCAGCATATATATGTATAGGTGAAAAATGTATAGACCCTGTAGTAGATGAAGAAGAAATAGAAAATACAATAAGAATAAGCAGCAAGATATTTAAATAA
- the ndk gene encoding nucleoside-diphosphate kinase codes for MEKTFAMVKPDGVKRGLIGEILRRYENKGLRLVAAKIFTPSLELLEKHYEEHKGKPFYDALIRYMTSGPVFAMVLEGENAVKIVRLLNGPTKLEEALPGTIRGDYCTSTTFNIIHGSDSIEHAKREILLWFPEFMNKF; via the coding sequence ATGGAAAAAACCTTTGCAATGGTAAAACCTGATGGTGTCAAGCGTGGGTTAATCGGTGAAATCTTAAGAAGGTACGAAAACAAAGGACTTAGGCTTGTTGCTGCAAAGATATTTACACCATCTTTAGAGCTCCTTGAAAAGCACTATGAAGAACATAAAGGGAAGCCCTTCTATGATGCACTTATTCGCTATATGACATCAGGCCCTGTTTTTGCTATGGTTCTCGAAGGGGAAAATGCTGTAAAAATCGTAAGGCTACTAAATGGTCCAACAAAATTAGAAGAAGCACTACCAGGGACAATTAGAGGCGATTATTGTACAAGTACGACATTTAATATCATTCATGGTTCAGATAGCATTGAGCATGCTAAGAGAGAAATTCTCCTTTGGTTTCCAGAATTTATGAATAAATTTTAG
- a CDS encoding CpsD/CapB family tyrosine-protein kinase: MIEAENNNLDKSNIVKAKTSISEAFRALRTNLQFTSVDNKVKSILITSSLPNEGKSTIIKNLAYALAMTGSRIIVIDCDLRNPTVHQMFKISNMNGLTNIIVEDANYQKYIISDKEYDNLDIIPSGPIPPNPSELLGSNKMKNFINNLKEDYDYILLDAPPVLLVTDPTVLAPIVDGVILVVQANKTEIDVTKRAKEILTNLKANILGVVLNKVKEHNKGYYYYYYYSDDGSKHKKKRRKR; the protein is encoded by the coding sequence TTGATTGAAGCGGAAAATAATAATTTAGATAAGAGCAATATAGTGAAAGCAAAGACATCAATTTCTGAAGCATTTCGTGCACTAAGAACAAATTTGCAATTTACAAGTGTGGATAATAAGGTAAAAAGTATACTTATAACTAGTTCATTACCAAATGAAGGTAAAAGTACAATTATAAAAAATCTTGCATATGCATTGGCTATGACAGGTAGCAGGATTATTGTTATTGATTGTGATTTAAGAAATCCTACTGTACATCAGATGTTTAAAATATCTAATATGAATGGATTAACGAATATCATTGTCGAAGATGCTAATTATCAAAAATATATAATATCAGATAAAGAATATGATAATCTTGATATTATACCATCTGGTCCAATACCACCAAATCCGTCTGAGCTCCTTGGTTCAAACAAAATGAAAAATTTTATAAATAACCTTAAAGAAGACTATGATTATATTTTGCTTGATGCGCCACCAGTATTATTGGTGACAGATCCTACTGTACTTGCGCCAATAGTTGATGGAGTTATACTTGTTGTACAAGCAAATAAGACAGAAATTGATGTTACTAAGAGGGCAAAAGAAATATTAACAAATTTAAAAGCCAATATTCTTGGTGTTGTTTTAAATAAAGTTAAGGAACATAATAAAGGCTATTATTACTATTATTATTATAGTGATGATGGAAGCAAACATAAGAAGAAAAGAAGGAAAAGATGA
- the galU gene encoding UTP--glucose-1-phosphate uridylyltransferase GalU has protein sequence MKIRKAIIPAAGLGTRFLPATKAQPKEMLPIVDKPTIQYIVEEAVNSGIEDILIITGRNKRAIEDHFDKSVELELELKKKGKENLLNLVEDITNMVDIHYIRQKEPKGLGHAIYCAHTFVGDEPFAVLLGDDIVDAKVPVLKQMIEQYDRYNCSIIGVQEVPQDDVDKYGIVDVNLIDGRLYRVNNLIEKPKKEEAPSRMAILGRYIISPRIFEILEDTKPGAGGEIQLTDALKTLLNYEAIYAYNFEGKRYDVGDKLGYLKATIEYALKRDDLKDEFIKYLHTLKLNEYESFDEAANTSIK, from the coding sequence AACAAGATTTTTGCCTGCAACGAAAGCGCAGCCAAAAGAGATGCTCCCAATTGTTGATAAACCGACTATACAATACATAGTAGAAGAAGCTGTGAATTCCGGCATAGAAGATATACTTATTATAACTGGGAGGAACAAAAGGGCAATTGAGGATCATTTTGACAAATCAGTAGAACTCGAACTTGAATTAAAGAAAAAGGGCAAGGAAAATCTTTTAAATCTTGTTGAAGATATAACGAATATGGTCGATATACATTATATAAGGCAAAAAGAACCGAAAGGGCTTGGACATGCCATATATTGTGCACATACATTTGTTGGTGATGAGCCTTTCGCTGTTCTACTTGGTGATGATATTGTTGATGCTAAAGTACCTGTTTTAAAGCAGATGATAGAGCAATATGATAGATATAATTGTTCTATAATTGGCGTACAGGAAGTTCCACAAGATGATGTAGATAAATATGGCATAGTAGATGTCAATTTAATTGATGGCAGGCTATATCGAGTGAATAATCTAATAGAAAAACCTAAAAAAGAAGAAGCACCATCAAGGATGGCAATACTTGGAAGATATATTATATCACCAAGGATATTTGAAATTCTCGAAGATACTAAACCTGGTGCAGGTGGCGAGATACAACTTACAGATGCTTTAAAGACCCTTTTAAATTATGAAGCAATTTATGCATATAATTTTGAAGGAAAAAGGTATGATGTTGGCGATAAATTAGGATATCTTAAAGCAACGATTGAATATGCACTTAAGAGAGATGATCTGAAAGATGAATTTATAAAATATTTGCATACATTAAAATTAAATGAATACGAAAGTTTTGATGAAGCCGCAAATACAAGTATAAAATAA
- a CDS encoding Wzz/FepE/Etk N-terminal domain-containing protein, protein MEEQEIDLREILSIIRKKWWIVFVITIFAVIISGILSFYVIKPTFQASTSLIVSKSQTAQYSNGQIQFQDVQTNRLLASTYAEIATSRSVLQEAIDDLKLNLTTDQLKSKINVAEEGDTEVINISVKDNNPKMAADIANAVANSFVDNIVKIMKVDNVSVIDKAIPPMNKVSPKPLLNIAIAAILGIMVSIFIIFLLEYFDRTYKNIDDVKKYLDLPVLGVIPELKD, encoded by the coding sequence ATGGAAGAACAAGAAATAGATTTAAGGGAGATTCTATCAATTATAAGGAAAAAGTGGTGGATTGTATTTGTCATAACTATATTTGCAGTTATTATAAGTGGTATTTTGTCGTTTTATGTAATAAAACCAACATTTCAAGCAAGTACATCATTGATTGTAAGCAAGTCACAAACAGCTCAGTACAGTAATGGCCAAATTCAGTTTCAGGATGTTCAAACAAATAGGCTTCTTGCTTCAACATATGCTGAAATTGCAACAAGTAGATCCGTACTTCAAGAAGCAATTGATGACTTAAAATTAAATCTGACAACAGACCAATTGAAATCAAAGATAAATGTCGCAGAAGAAGGCGATACTGAAGTTATAAATATAAGCGTAAAAGATAATAATCCGAAAATGGCTGCAGATATAGCTAATGCGGTAGCAAATTCATTCGTTGATAATATAGTTAAAATAATGAAAGTGGATAATGTCAGCGTAATTGATAAAGCAATACCACCGATGAATAAAGTCAGTCCTAAACCATTGCTTAATATAGCTATTGCTGCGATATTAGGTATAATGGTAAGCATATTTATAATATTTCTTTTAGAATATTTTGATAGGACATATAAGAATATCGACGACGTTAAGAAATATCTTGATTTGCCTGTATTAGGTGTAATTCCTGAACTTAAAGATTGA
- a CDS encoding S-layer homology domain-containing protein gives MKKSSLAKIILAFVLSLTLIFPYLNVTALAADSVTITQDQLDIVNPFITQAATTFANLPDTQKGQVIQKVRNFLNDNISQTSEQLLNDVAGILQGLNSTDYKVTSNNIVLLAQAMKTFITPTKRQDILSQIESGTIKDVTLHDYDINMDAVNKFNNDHNNVINFLINNVQTGSLLNLIKEHHNNLRIDDNFKVYYVLLGNTYSLDDLKKDADFQNLVNSFLADINQNQSQKLTLDSIVTAADNFSTAATKLTPDNQELLRAVLNAYGIHNYTPPNGGGTSSGGAISGGTTGGETGVTEVGTPVASATVDLTKKTTVSSSDNAISLDIPAGVIANNDGSTLKVSVNVLDDTQSKAIADKLNTTSLTLLGKVYTFYFKATKDGNDTYITKFDKPITVKLSLNGIDSTKYDPKRISLFKIDNDTAIYKGGKYDKATNTITTKLYGFSTYALMYYNKTFKDIANHWAKNDIEYMASKYITNGMTADTFVPEGNVTRAQFAAFLIKLLNIPYQTKATPFTDVKSSDWYYNDVTTAYNIGLVKGVASDKFAPNDNITREQMAAMALDALKYMGKDVTISQDEVTTIFAQYKDAKNVSDWAKNIVAASVKYNIMNGMSKDSYSPLSTSTRAQAVAVVSRLFDMQ, from the coding sequence ATGAAAAAATCTTCATTAGCAAAAATTATTTTAGCTTTCGTTTTATCATTAACACTTATTTTTCCGTATTTAAATGTTACAGCATTAGCAGCAGACTCAGTTACTATCACACAAGATCAACTTGATATTGTTAATCCGTTTATTACTCAAGCAGCTACAACTTTTGCCAATTTGCCAGATACTCAAAAAGGACAAGTTATACAAAAAGTAAGAAATTTTTTAAACGACAATATAAGTCAAACTTCAGAACAATTACTTAATGACGTGGCAGGCATATTACAAGGTTTAAATTCTACAGATTACAAAGTAACATCAAATAATATTGTTCTTCTTGCGCAAGCGATGAAGACATTTATAACGCCTACAAAGCGCCAGGATATACTAAGTCAGATTGAAAGCGGTACAATAAAAGATGTTACACTACACGACTATGACATTAATATGGATGCAGTTAATAAATTTAATAACGATCACAACAATGTTATTAATTTCCTAATAAACAATGTTCAAACAGGCAGTCTATTAAATTTAATCAAAGAGCATCACAATAATTTGAGAATAGACGATAATTTTAAAGTATATTATGTATTATTAGGGAATACTTATTCCTTAGATGACCTTAAAAAGGATGCAGACTTTCAAAATTTAGTAAATAGTTTCCTTGCAGATATAAATCAAAATCAAAGTCAGAAATTAACATTAGATAGTATTGTCACTGCTGCAGATAACTTCTCCACAGCTGCCACAAAATTAACACCAGATAACCAAGAGCTTCTTCGTGCAGTGTTAAATGCATACGGCATTCATAATTACACACCTCCAAATGGTGGAGGAACTAGCAGTGGCGGAGCTATTAGCGGTGGCACAACCGGCGGTGAAACAGGAGTAACTGAAGTTGGCACACCTGTTGCATCAGCCACTGTAGACCTTACAAAGAAAACAACTGTTTCTAGCTCTGATAATGCAATTAGCCTTGATATACCTGCGGGTGTAATAGCAAATAATGATGGATCAACACTTAAGGTTTCTGTAAATGTACTTGATGATACTCAATCTAAAGCAATAGCTGATAAACTAAATACAACATCATTGACATTGCTTGGCAAAGTATATACTTTCTACTTCAAAGCTACTAAAGACGGAAATGACACATATATAACTAAATTCGATAAGCCGATAACAGTTAAATTATCATTGAACGGCATTGATAGCACAAAATACGACCCCAAAAGAATAAGCTTATTTAAAATTGACAATGATACTGCTATATACAAAGGCGGAAAATACGACAAAGCTACAAACACTATCACAACTAAGTTATACGGATTTAGTACATATGCGCTTATGTACTATAATAAGACATTTAAAGATATAGCAAACCATTGGGCAAAAAATGATATAGAATACATGGCATCAAAATATATAACAAATGGTATGACAGCTGATACATTCGTACCAGAAGGAAATGTAACAAGAGCGCAATTTGCTGCATTCCTTATTAAACTACTAAATATACCGTATCAGACAAAGGCAACACCATTTACAGATGTAAAAAGCAGTGATTGGTATTACAATGATGTGACGACAGCATATAATATTGGATTAGTCAAAGGTGTCGCTTCTGATAAGTTTGCTCCAAATGACAATATAACTAGAGAGCAGATGGCTGCAATGGCTCTTGACGCATTGAAATATATGGGTAAAGATGTTACAATTAGTCAAGATGAAGTAACAACAATTTTTGCACAATACAAAGATGCTAAAAACGTATCAGATTGGGCAAAAAATATTGTCGCTGCATCTGTTAAATATAATATAATGAATGGAATGTCAAAAGACAGCTATAGTCCTCTCTCAACATCAACAAGGGCACAAGCTGTTGCTGTAGTAAGTAGATTATTTGACATGCAATAA
- a CDS encoding DUF2225 domain-containing protein — MNTFLYDSKIVCPVCEREFTYTRVRTSHLRVLERGKDFYTKYDGIEPFFYDPIVCPNCGYAALNEEFNKVDDRAKKEILSKVTVNWTKRKFSGERTPQKALESYLLSLYCSQLKNDKDIIIAKTCLRIAWIYRILMDKGNENKYLQFSLDSYTKAYEGVEAYDGEIQLIYMIGELNKILGYKDEAAKWFNKVMNHPDRNRHTLIVNYARDEWQSLKI, encoded by the coding sequence ATGAATACATTTTTGTATGACAGTAAAATTGTATGTCCTGTTTGCGAAAGAGAATTTACCTATACAAGAGTTAGGACATCACATCTAAGAGTATTGGAGAGGGGAAAAGATTTTTATACTAAATATGATGGAATAGAGCCTTTTTTTTACGATCCAATTGTATGTCCAAATTGTGGTTATGCTGCTCTAAATGAAGAGTTTAATAAGGTGGACGATAGAGCCAAAAAAGAAATACTGTCAAAGGTGACTGTTAACTGGACAAAAAGAAAGTTTTCAGGTGAAAGAACACCGCAAAAAGCCCTTGAGTCATATCTTTTATCACTTTACTGCTCACAACTAAAAAATGATAAAGATATAATTATAGCCAAGACATGTTTAAGGATAGCGTGGATTTACAGGATTTTAATGGATAAGGGTAATGAAAACAAATACTTACAGTTTTCCCTCGATTCGTATACAAAGGCATATGAAGGGGTAGAGGCCTATGATGGCGAAATACAGCTTATATATATGATTGGCGAGCTTAATAAAATACTTGGTTACAAAGATGAAGCTGCTAAATGGTTTAATAAGGTAATGAATCATCCTGATAGAAATCGACATACTTTAATAGTAAATTATGCGAGGGATGAATGGCAAAGCTTAAAAATATGA
- a CDS encoding cation-translocating P-type ATPase has protein sequence MFQTKKPENDTIYYFNNKIDKNGLSEQEARKRLLKYGPNALEEGKKVTAFEIFLDQFKDFIVMVLLAATLISAIMGEVADAITITIIIILNAILGFIQEYRTEQSLEALKKLAAPSTKVIRDGVTKEVPAEEVTINDVIALEAGDRVPADAVVFEAHNLKLDESILTGESVPVSKEPVNIELKRSTEKKSIIYMGTIVTSGRCKALVMDIGMRTEMGKIAGMIKEIDNNVTPLQRRLDKLGKVLVTGSLIICAIVTILGIMRGESIYYMFLSGVSLAVAAIPEGLPAVVTVSLAIGVQRMLKKNAIIRKLPAVETLGCTNVICTDKTGTLTENKMTVKKIFANDDIIDIEGKDLSSRFILRGKRIDPTIDPVIKRLLEIGAVCNNADIKIDRIKIGNEIVDNVKYSGDPTEAAILYASVVGGVSKDKVDKYIKRIEEIPFDSDRKRMSVIVDEIGNMYAFTKGAPDVIVELCTRILRDGREVPLSHFEKKRILDANERLGRSALRVLAFSYRKLPYGIKYDYKNIERDLVFVGLEGMIDPPRKEAYDAVLKCRLAGIKPIMITGDHKLTAAAIADELCIHNKSDNILTGSEIDKMDDKKFFDAVDNTTVYARVSPKHKLRIVRALKNRGYTVAMTGDGVNDAPAIKEADIGISMGKGGTDVAKEASSMILIDDNFATIVAAIEEGRIIYDNIRKFIRYLLSCNIGEVITMFIAALTSLELPLIPIQILMVNLITDGLPALALGLDPADRDIMNMNPRGAHESIFSKGLGIRIGIVGFLMAFCTLSSYIFALTYGTLDRARTIAFATLVMVELIHAFECRSERHLIFEIGIFSNMYLVIACIISFLLFVSTIYIPFLSAVFKTVALTWFDWLVIIFFSSIEFVFNNLYTAFILPAKKTK, from the coding sequence ATGTTTCAAACAAAAAAACCAGAAAATGATACGATTTACTATTTTAACAATAAGATAGATAAAAATGGTTTAAGTGAACAGGAAGCACGAAAGAGACTTTTAAAATACGGACCGAATGCACTTGAAGAAGGTAAAAAAGTAACGGCATTTGAGATATTTTTGGATCAGTTTAAAGATTTTATAGTAATGGTGCTTTTGGCCGCAACGCTGATTTCTGCTATTATGGGTGAAGTGGCTGATGCAATTACGATTACTATTATAATCATTTTAAATGCAATTTTGGGGTTTATTCAGGAGTATAGGACAGAGCAATCATTGGAAGCCTTAAAAAAGTTAGCAGCCCCGTCAACAAAAGTAATAAGAGATGGGGTAACTAAGGAAGTACCTGCGGAAGAGGTCACGATTAATGATGTTATTGCACTTGAAGCAGGTGATAGAGTTCCTGCAGATGCTGTTGTTTTTGAAGCCCATAACCTTAAATTAGATGAGTCTATATTGACAGGTGAATCTGTACCGGTATCAAAAGAACCTGTTAACATTGAATTAAAGAGGTCTACAGAGAAAAAAAGCATAATATATATGGGAACTATAGTGACGAGCGGCAGATGCAAAGCGCTTGTTATGGATATAGGCATGAGAACGGAAATGGGCAAAATTGCTGGCATGATAAAAGAAATTGATAATAATGTGACACCGCTTCAAAGAAGGCTTGATAAACTTGGCAAAGTACTTGTCACAGGTTCTTTGATTATTTGTGCCATTGTGACGATACTTGGGATAATGAGGGGCGAATCTATATATTACATGTTCCTTTCAGGTGTAAGCCTTGCCGTTGCGGCCATACCAGAAGGGCTTCCTGCTGTTGTTACTGTATCGCTTGCAATAGGTGTACAAAGAATGCTTAAAAAGAATGCTATAATAAGGAAACTTCCAGCTGTTGAGACGTTGGGTTGTACAAATGTAATATGTACTGATAAGACGGGGACGCTTACAGAAAATAAGATGACAGTCAAGAAAATATTTGCTAATGATGATATCATTGATATTGAAGGTAAAGATTTAAGCAGTAGATTCATATTGAGGGGTAAAAGGATAGATCCAACTATTGATCCTGTCATAAAGAGGCTTCTTGAGATTGGCGCAGTATGCAACAATGCTGACATAAAAATAGACAGGATAAAAATAGGCAATGAAATTGTAGATAATGTGAAGTATTCTGGTGATCCAACAGAAGCAGCTATTCTATATGCCTCAGTGGTAGGTGGAGTGTCGAAGGATAAAGTTGATAAGTATATAAAAAGGATTGAGGAGATACCATTTGATTCGGATAGAAAAAGGATGAGTGTAATAGTTGATGAAATTGGTAATATGTATGCATTTACTAAAGGTGCACCAGATGTCATAGTTGAGCTGTGCACTAGGATTTTGAGAGACGGAAGGGAAGTTCCGCTTAGTCACTTTGAAAAGAAGAGAATTCTCGATGCCAATGAAAGGCTAGGTAGAAGTGCACTTAGAGTTTTGGCATTTTCATATAGAAAATTGCCATATGGAATAAAATATGATTATAAAAATATAGAGAGAGACTTGGTTTTTGTTGGGCTGGAAGGAATGATTGATCCGCCTAGGAAAGAGGCGTATGATGCAGTTTTAAAATGCCGTTTAGCTGGCATAAAACCGATTATGATAACTGGTGACCATAAATTGACTGCTGCTGCTATAGCAGATGAGCTTTGTATTCACAACAAGTCGGATAATATCTTGACAGGTTCTGAAATAGATAAAATGGATGATAAGAAATTTTTTGATGCTGTTGATAATACTACTGTTTATGCAAGGGTTTCACCGAAGCATAAACTTCGCATTGTAAGAGCACTTAAAAATAGAGGATACACTGTTGCAATGACAGGTGATGGTGTAAATGATGCACCTGCAATAAAAGAAGCCGATATAGGGATTTCTATGGGTAAAGGTGGCACGGATGTTGCTAAAGAAGCTTCATCTATGATTTTAATTGATGATAATTTTGCGACGATTGTGGCAGCAATTGAAGAGGGAAGGATTATATACGATAATATACGGAAATTTATAAGATATCTTCTTTCATGTAATATTGGTGAAGTTATAACGATGTTTATAGCGGCCTTGACATCATTAGAGCTACCGCTTATACCGATTCAGATATTAATGGTTAATCTTATAACAGATGGTCTACCTGCATTGGCATTAGGTCTTGATCCAGCTGATAGAGATATTATGAATATGAATCCAAGGGGTGCCCATGAAAGTATATTCTCAAAAGGCCTTGGAATAAGGATCGGGATTGTAGGGTTTTTAATGGCATTTTGCACACTTTCATCATATATTTTTGCTTTAACATATGGTACACTTGATAGAGCGCGAACAATTGCATTTGCAACACTTGTTATGGTCGAATTAATACATGCCTTTGAATGTAGATCTGAAAGGCATTTAATATTTGAGATAGGCATTTTCTCCAATATGTATTTAGTTATTGCATGTATAATATCTTTTTTACTTTTTGTTTCAACTATATACATACCATTTTTAAGTGCTGTATTTAAGACAGTTGCATTAACATGGTTTGATTGGCTTGTCATTATATTTTTCTCATCAATTGAGTTCGTTTTTAATAATTTATATACGGCTTTCATATTGCCAGCAAAAAAGACGAAGTAG